Proteins from one Elephas maximus indicus isolate mEleMax1 chromosome 12, mEleMax1 primary haplotype, whole genome shotgun sequence genomic window:
- the LOC126086615 gene encoding sulfotransferase 1A1-like, with amino-acid sequence MELVQESLRVPLEYVKGVPLVKYFAEAMGPVQNFQAWPDDVLVSTYPKSGTTWVSEILDLIYHGGDLEKCCQDPIFFRVPFLEFKAPGVPSGIESLKDAPAPRIIKTHLPLALLPQCLLDQKIKVIYVARNPKDVAVSYYHFYLMAKVHPDPGTWDNFLEMFMDGEVSYGSWYQHVQEWWELSHTHPVLYLFYEDIKEDPKREIQKILEFLGRSLPEETVDHIVQRTSFKEMKKNPMTNYTTLPSEIMDHNVSAFMRKGTPGDWKNIFTVAQNERFDIQYAEKMAGSNLNFRSQL; translated from the exons ATGGAACTAGTCCAAGAGAGCCTCCGTGTGCCCCTGGAGTATGTGAAGGGGGTCCCACTTGTCAAGTACTTTGCAGAAGCAATGGGGCCAGTGCAGAACTTCCAAGCCTGGCCTGATGATGTGCTTGTTAGCACCTACCCCAAATCTG GCACCACCTGGGTGAGCGAGATCCTGGACTTGATCTACCACGGTGGTGATCTGGAGAAGTGTTGCCAGGACCCCATCTTCTTCCGGGTGCCCTTCCTTGAGTTCAAGGCCCCAGGGGTTCCCTCAG GTATTGAGTCCCTGAAGGATGCACCAGCCCCCCGGATCATCAAGACGCActtgcccctggccttgctccccCAGTGTCTGCTGGATCAGAAGATCAAG GTGATCTATGTCGCCCGCAATCCGAAGGATGTTGCTGTCTCCTATTACCACTTCTACCTCATGGCCAAAGTGCACCCTGATCCTGGCACCTGGGACAACTTCCTGGAGATGTTCATGGATGGGGAAG TGTCCTACGGGTCCTGGTACCAGCACGTGCAGGAGTGGTGGGAGCTGAGTCATACCCACCCTGTTCTCTACCTCTTCTATGAGGACATAAAGGAG GACCCCAAAAGGGAGATTCAGAAGATCTTGGAGTTTTTGGGGCGCTCCCTGCCCGAGGAGACTGTAGATCACATCGTCCAACGTACATCTTTCAAAGAGATGAAGAAGAATCCCATGACTAACTACACTACTTTGCCCTCTGAAATCATGGACCACAACGTTTCTGCCTTCATGAGGAAAG GCACCCCAGGGGACTGGAAAAACATCTTCACTGTGGCCCAGAACGAGCGCTTTGACATTCAGTACGCTGAGAAGATGGCAGGCTCAAACCTCAATTTCCGTTCACAGCTGTGA